From the genome of Notolabrus celidotus isolate fNotCel1 chromosome 5, fNotCel1.pri, whole genome shotgun sequence, one region includes:
- the LOC117812550 gene encoding serine/arginine-rich splicing factor 1-like — translation MSSVRGLRGASGSNDCRIYVGNLPPDIRQKDLEDLFYKYGAIRDIDLKNGRAGPPFAFVQFEDPRDSEDAVYGRDGYDYDGYRLRVEFPRSGRGGGGGGGGGGGGGGGGGGGGGGGGGGAMGPPRGRYGPPSRRSEYRLLVSGLPPSGSWQDLKDHMREAGDVCYADVYRDGTGVVEFDRKEDMSYALRKLDNTKFRSHEGETAYIRVKMDGPRSPSYGRSRSRSRSRSRSNSPRRGRGSPHYSPRRSRSRSRSRSRT, via the exons ATGTCTAGTGTGAGAGGTCTCCGTGGAGCATCGGGGAGTAACGACTGTCGGATATACGTGGGGAATCTCCCTCCTGATATTCGCCAAAAAGACTTGGAAGACTTATTCTACAAGTACGGAGCCATTCGTGATATCGATCTGAAAAACGGAAGAGCCGGACCCCCGTTTGCCTTCGTGCAGTTCGAGGACCCGAG GGATTCTGAGGACGCTGTTTACGGACGTGATGGGTATGACTATGATGGCTACCGTCTGCGCGTTGAGTTCCCTAGAAGTGGAAGGGGcggcggaggaggaggtggtggtggcggcggcggcggcggtggtggtggtggtggtggtggaggaggaggtggtggagcaATGGGACCACCAAGGGGCAGGTATGGTCCCCCCTCCCGACGCTCTGAGTACAGGCTTCTTGTGTCAG GTCTCCCTCCCAGTGGAAGCTGGCAGGACCTGAAGGATCACATGCGAGAGGCAGGTGATGTATGTTACGCTGACGTGTACCGTGATGGCACTGGGGTGGTGGAGTTTGACCGCAAAGAAGACATGAGCTATGCTCTCCGTAAACTTGATAACACCAAGTTTCGCTCCCATGAG GGGGAGACGGCTTACATCCGTGTGAAGATGGACGGTCCTCGCAGCCCCAGCTACGGTCGCTCTCGCTCCCGTAGCCGCAGTCGAAGCCGAAGCAACTCTCCTCGTCGCGGCAGAGGGTCTCCGCATTACTCTCCCCGCCGCTCCCGGTCCAGGTCCCGCTCTCGCTCTCGCACCTAG
- the LOC117812825 gene encoding dynein light chain 2, cytoplasmic-like yields MSDKKAVIKNADMSDEMQQDAVDCAMQAMEKYNIEKDIAAYVKKEFDKKYNPTWHCIVGRNFGSYVTHETKHFIYFYLGQVAILLFKSG; encoded by the exons atGTCTGACAAGAAGGCCGTGATCAAGAATGCTGACATGTCTGATGAGATGCAGCAGGATGCAGTGGACTGTGCTATGCAGGCCATGGAGAAGTACAACATTGAAAAGGATATTGCTGCCTATGTCAAAAAG GAGTTTGACAAGAAGTACAACCCCACATGGCATTGCATCGTTGGGAGGAATTTCGGCAGCTATGTGACACATGAGACGAAGCATTTTATTTACTTCTACCTGGGCCAAGTGGCCATTCTACTGTTCAAGTCAGGCTGA